TCAGGAACAGGTCGGTGCCCTCGCGCCGCGAGAGCTTGCATTTGGGTCCAATATAACGAGCCATTAGGATTCCCCTTAAATACGACGACGCTTCGGCGGACGGCAGCCGTTGTGCGGAACGGGCGTGATATCGGCGATGCTCGAGATCTTGATGCCCAATGCGTTCAGCGCACGAACCGACGACTCACGACCGGGGCCAGGCCCCTTGATGCGGACTTCCAGCGTCTTGATGCCGTATTCCAGAGCCACGCGGCCAGCCGTTTCGGCGGCAACCTGAGCCGCGAACGGCGTCGACTTGCGCGAACCCTTGAAGCCGGCGCCACCCGAGGTCGCCCAGGACAAGGCATTGCCCTGGCGATCGGTGATGGTGATGATGGTGTTGTTGAAGGACGCGTGGACGTGCGCAATGCCGTCCGAAACGTTCTTCTTGATCTTTTTGCGCACGCGCGAGGCGCCGCTGGTGGAAGCTTTCGCCATAATCCTGTTCCTCGATTATTTCTTCAGGGACGCCGCAGCACGACGCGGACCCTTGCGGGTACGGGCGTTGGTGCGGGTGCGCTGGCCGCGCACGGGCAAACCGCGCTTATGACGCATGCCACGATAGGTGCCCAGGTCGATCAGACGCTTGATCGACAGTTGCACTTCGCGGCGCAGATCGCCTTCGACGGTAAACACACCGACGTGTTCGCGGATACGCTCCAGCTCGGCGTCGGTAAGATCCTTGACCTTCTTGGTCGTGGGCACATTAGCAGCTTCGCAAATCTTGCGGGCGCGCGTACGACCAATGCCAAAAATGGCGGTCAGGCCGATCTCGGCGTGCTGATGCGGCGGAATGTTGATGCCAGCAATACGGGCCATGACTGTTCCTTGAATATTCTATGCGTGGAGGCCGAGCGATCAGCCCTGACGCTGCTTGTGCCGCGGGTCGGTGCAGATGACACGCACCACGCCGTGACGTTTGATGATCTTGCAGTTGCGGCAGATCCGCTTAACCGATGCCAATACTTTCATGGGTGACTCCCTGTTATTCCGTAAACCCGTCCGCCTACTTCGCGCGGAACACGATCCTGGCCCTCGTCAGGTCATAGGGCGTGAGCTCCACTGTGACCTTGTCGCCCGGCAGGATCCGGATGTAATGCATACGCATCTTGCCGGAAATATGGCCCAGCACCACATGGCCGTTTTCGAGCTTGACGCGGAATGTCGCGTTGGGGAGGTTCTCCAGAACCTCGCCCTGCATCTGTATGACGTCGTCCTTTGCCATTCTCTTCGCTAACGCATCGGCAGGTTCGAATTCGAGCCCTTGAAGTTTGCCTTCTTGAGCAATGAATCGTACTGGTGGGACATCATGTAGGCCTGAACCTGAGCCATGAAATCCATCGTCACCACGACAATAATCAACAGCGAGGTGCCGCCGAAGTAGAACGGCACATTCCAACGCATGACCAGAAATTCGGGGAACAGGCACACCACGGTGATGTACAAAGCTCCCGCCAGCGTCAGGCGCATCAATATCTTGTCGATATAGCGCGCGGTCTGTTCGCCGGGACGGATACCAGGGACGAAGGCTCCGCTTTTCTTCAGGTTGTCTGCAGTTTCGCGGCTGTTGAACACCAGGGCCGTATAGAAAAAGCAGAAGAAAATGATCGCGGCCGAATACAGCGTGATGTACAGCGGCTGACGCGGCGACAACGCGGCGGCCAGGTCACCCAGCCAACGCATGTGCTGGCTGCTGGAGAACCAGCTGGTGATGGTCGCCGGGAACAGGATGATCGACGAAGCGAAGATCGGCGGAATCACGCCCGCCATGTTCAGCTTCAGCGGCAGGTGCGAGCTCTGGCCGCCGTAGATCTTGTTCCCGACCTGGCGCTTGGCGTAGTTCACCGTGATCTTGCGCTGGCCGCGTTCCACGAACACCACGAAGGCCGTCACCACGATCACCAGGGCGACGATGAACAGCGCCGACAGCACCGACATCGAATTCGTCCGCACCAGGTCCAGCAAGCCGGCCAGCGCGTTCGGCAACCCCGCCACGATACCGGCGAAGATCAGGATGGAAATCCCGTTCCCCAGCCCGCGCTCGGTGATCTGCTCGCCCAGCCACATGATGAACATGGTGCCGGTCAGCAGGGTGACCACCGTCGTGAAGCGGAACAGCATGCCGGGATCCGTCACCAGACCAGGCTGCGACTCCAGCGCCACCGAAATACCCACCGCCTGCACCAGCGCCAGCACGACCGTGCCGTAACGCGTGTACTGCGTGATCTTGCGACGACCTGCCTCGCCTTCCTTCTTCAGCGCTTCCAGCGATGGGACGACCACCGACATCAGCTGCATGATGATGGATGCCGAGATGTACGGCATGATCCCCAGCGCGAAGATGGAGAACCGCGACAGTGCTCCGCCGGAGAACATGTTGAACAGGCCCAGGATCCCGCCCTGGTTCTGCCGGAACAGATCAGCCAGCGCGTCCGGGTTGATGCCCGGAACGGGGATGTGGGTGCCCAGGCGATAGACCACCAGTGCGAGCACGAGGAATACGAAACGGCGCTTCAGATCGCCGTATCGCGGTCCGGTCTTGCCCAGTGCCTGTGCGTTAGCCACTGATCACCTCTCAGGCGAGCGAGCCGCCCGCGGCTTCGATGGCGGCGCGAGCGCCGGCCGTCGCGGTAATGCCTTTCAGCACGACCTTGCGCGACAGTTCGCCAGACTTGATGACCTTGGCATAACGGACCTGCTGGCCAACCACGCCAGCCTGCTTCAGCACCTGGACGTCGATTTCGTCGACGGGCACCTTCTGCAGGTCGGACAGGCGGACCTCGGCGTACAGGTGCTGACCCAGGGGCGTGAAGCCACGCTTGGGCAGGCGACGCTGCAGCGGCATCTGGCCGCCTTCGAAACCGACCTTGTGGAAGCCGCCCGAACGCGATTTCTGACCTTTGTGGCCACGGCCGGCCGTCTTGCCCAGGCCGGAACCGATGCCACGGCCGACACGGCGCTTGGCATGCTTGGAGCCCTCGGCGGGCTTCAGCGTGTTGAGTTGAATTTCAGACATCGCGATTCCTTAGACTTCCGTGACGGTGACCAGGTAATCCACAGTACGGATCATCCCGCGCACCTCGGGCGTATCTTGCAGGACGCGCGAGCTATTGATACGACGCAGGCCCAGGCCGCGCACGGTGTCGCGGTGGGATTGCTTGGTACCGATAACCGAGCGCACCAGGGTGACTTTGATCTGCTTCTGAGCCATGACTTACCCCAGGATCTCTTCGACGGTCTTGCCACGCTTGGCGGCAACTTCCGACGGCGTCATGGAAGCGCGCAGGCCATTCAGCGTGGCGCGAACCATGTTGTAAGGATTGCTGGAACCCAGGCTCTTGGCCACGATGTTGCGCACGCCCATCACTTCGAAGATCGCGCGCATCGGGCCGCCGGCGATCACGCCGGTACCTTCGGGAGCCGGAGAAATCAGCACGGTGGAGGCGCCATGCTTGCCGACCACGGTGTGGTACAGGGTGCCGTTCTTCAGGGCGACCTTGAACAGGCCGCGACGGGCCTGTTCCATCGCCTTCTGGACGGACACCGGCACTTCACGCGCCTTGCCCTTGCCCATGCCGATGCGGCCATCGCCGTCACCGACCACGGTCAGCGCGGCGAAGCTCATCGTGCGACCGCCCTTGACCACTTTGCTGACGCGGTTCACCGCGATCATCTTTTCGCGCAGGCCGTCGTCGTTCTCTTTTTCCACGGCGCCTTTGCCTTGTGGTTTAGCCATTTGACTGATCCTCGCTTAGAACTTGAGGCCGGCTTCACGCGCGGCATCGGCCAGCGCCTTCACGCGGCCATGGTAACGGAAGCCCGAGCGATCGAAGGCGACCAGCTCGATGCCGGCGGCCTTGGCTTTCTCGGCCACGCGCTTGCCCACCAGTTCGGCGGCGGCCTTGTTGCCGCCACGTCCGGTCTGGCCGGCGAGCTGGTTGCGCACTTCGGCTTCCAACGTGGAAGCGCTGACCAGCACGCGGTCGCCTTCCGGCGAAATGATGTTCGCGTAGATGTGCAGGTTCGAGCGGAAGATCGACAGGCGATGAACGCGCAGTTCGGTGATCTTCCGGCGGGTCGGAACCGCACGACGCAAACGGGAGGTTTTCTTGTCCATGATTCGTCCTTGCGTGCGCCGTTACTTCTTCTTGGTTTCTTTGATGATGACGCGCTCATCCGCATAACGCACACCCTTGCCCTTGTAGGGCTCGGGCTTGCGATAGGCGCGGATCTTCGCGGCCTGCTGGCCCACTTCCTGCAGATTGGCGCCCGCGACGATGATTTCCGTCGGCGTGGGGCACTTCGCGGAGACACCCTTGGGCAGCTTGTGCTCGATGTCGTGGGAGAAACCAAGTTGCAGCTTGACGACGTCGCCTTGCACTTGAGCGCGGTAACCCACGCCAACCAGGTTCAGCTTGCGCTCGAAACCCTTGCTGACGCCGGTAACCATATTGGCGACCAGAGCGCGCACCGTGCCGGACATGGCGTTGGCATGGCGACCGTCGTTCGCGGCGACGAAGGTCAGCTTGCCTTCATCCAGCTTGACGACGACGTCGCCCGTCAGCGCTTGTTCCAGCGTGCCCAGCGGGCCCTTGACGGTGATCTGGTCTTCCTTCAACGTCACTTCGACGTTCTTCGGCACTTCGACCGGGTATTTGGCTATACGTGACATGCGAGTCTCCTTAAGCCACGTAGCACAGGACTTCGCCGCCCACGCCATTGGCGCGAGCCTTGCGGTCGGTCATGACGCCACGCGAGGTCGACACGATGGCAACGCCCAGGCCGTTCATGACCTCGGGGATGTTGCTGCGGCCCTTGTAGATACGCAGGCCGGGGCGCGAGACGCGTTCGATGCGCTCGATGACCGGGCGGCCAGCGTAGTACTTCAGGGCGATCTCGAGCTCAGGCTTGGCCTGGTTGCCCTTGACCTCGAAACCATCGATGTAGCCTTCGTCCTTCAAGACGGCAGCGATAGCGGCCTTCAGCTTGGACGACGGCATGGTCACCGTGACTTTGTCAACTTGCTGCGCATTGCGAATGCGGGTCAGCATATCGGCGATCGGATCGCTCATGCTCATATTCGTTCTCCTACCAGCTGGCCTTGGTGATGCCGGGGATTTCACCCTTCATCGCCATTTCGCGAAGTTTGTGGCGCGTCAGGCCGAACTTGCTGAACACGCTACGCGCACGTCCCGTCACCACGCAGCGGTTGCGCTGGCGGGTCGGGTTGGCGTTGCGCGGCAGCTGTTGCAGCTTGAGCCGAGCTTGGTAACGTTCTTCGTCGGTCTTCGACTGATCGTCGATGATCGCCTTCAGTGCGGCGCGCTTGGCGGCGAATTTGTCAGCCAGCTTGGCACGCTTGATATCGCGATTGATGAGTGAGAGTTTGGCCACGTCATCGTCCCTTAATTACGAAACGGGAAGCTGAACGCCGTCAACAGCGCCTTGGCTTCTTCGTCGGTCTTGGCAGTGGTCGTGATGCTGATGTTCAGCCCACGCAACGCGTCGATCTTGTCGTACTCGATCTCGGGGAAAATGATCTGCTCTTTCACCCCGATGTTGTAGTTGCCGCGGCCGTCGAAAGCACGGCCGGACACGCCACGGAAGTCACGCACCCGCGGGAAGGCCACGGTCACCAGGCGATCCAGGAAGTCGTACATCCGTTCGCCGCGCAGGGTAACCATGCAGCCGATCGGATAGTCTTCGCGGATCTTGAAGCCGGCGATAGCCTTGCGGGTCTTGGTGATCACGGGCTTCTGGCCGGCGATCTTGGTCAGGTCCGAAACGGCGTGCTCGATCACTTTCTTGTCGGCAACGGCTTCGGACACGCCCATGTTCAGCGTGATCTTGGTGATGCGCGGCACTTGCATCGCGCTCTTGTAGCCGAACTTTTCCTTCAGCTCACCAGCGATCTTGTCGCGGTACAGGTCTTGCATACGAGTCATGTCTTACGCTCCTTACGCCTTGGCGCCGACTTCGGCACCATTGGAACGGAAGATGCGGACCCGGCGGCCGTCGACTTCCTTGACGCCCACGCGGTCGCCCTTGCCCGTAGCCGGGTTGAACAGCGCGACGTTGGAAATATGGATAGGCATCGACTTTTCGACGATGCCGCCCGGGTTGTTGGCCATGGGATTCGGCTTGGTGTGCTTCTTGACGACGTTCACGCCTTCGACCAGCACGTAATCGGCATTCACGACCTGCAGCACGGTGCCGCGACGCTTCCTGTCACGACCGGTCAGGACGATGACTTCGTCACCTTTGCGGATATTGTTCATCGCTGGCTCCTTACAGCACTTCGGCCGCGAGCGACACGATCTTCATGAACTGCTCGGTACGCAGCTCACGGGTCACGGGTCCGAAAATGCGGGTGCCGATCGGTTCTTTCTTGGCGTTCAGCAGAACGGCCGCATTGCCGTTGACGCCGGGAAAGCGGATCAGCGAACCGTCCTTGCGGCGCACGCCGCTGGCGGTACGCACGACGACGGCGTTGTAGATTTCGCCCTTCTTGACGCGACCGCGCGGGGCGGCGTCGATGACGCTGACTTTGATGATGTCGCCGATACCGGCATAACGGCGCTTGGAGCCGCCGAGCACCTTGATGCAACGCACGCGGCGCGCACCAGTGTTGTCGGCCACGTCCAGCGTGGTCTGCATTTGGATCATGATTTTTCCTGTTCCCAACTTAACGGAAAGTGCTGCTGCCGCTCCCGTGGCGCCGGCCGGTATCCATACTGGCCGCCGTCAGATCGCGGGCAAAACCGCCTTTTCCGTCAGTTTTGGTCCCGTAAGGGTTTAGTCCCATAAGGGTTGATAACCCCGGTCCGCCCTGCCGAGCCTGCCGGCCTGCCCAATTCTGGACCTGCCCGTATTGCCCGTACCTGACTAACCAGGGTTGGTATCCTGCGGATTCCCCGACCGACTCCGTTGCCCGTGACTATGACCATGACTACGCCCAGCCTATTGCGACACGGATTCTGCGGGAAAGCTAACCATTCTAGCCTGATTCACGCCCAGTACGCAAGCGTTATCCCTTATCCCCGCCGTAGTAGTCTTTTTCCCACAGATCGTGGTTGGCCTTGCCCTGGCGGATCTCGCTGGTCATGGGCGCCAGCGCCAGGATCAGCAGGTTGATCCAGCGCATGGGCAGCCGGCAGGGCCGCTCGAAATCGACGAAGAGGACCACGCGCACCCCATCGGTGTCGTTATGGACCTCGTGGGGGTACAGATCGTCGAAAACGACCGCTTCGCCTTCCTTCCAGACATAGCGTTGCCCGTTTACCTCGATCCAGCAGCGCTCGCGCGGCTCCGGAACCACCAGGCCGAGGTGCAGCCGCAGCACCCCGTTATAGGGGCCGCGGTGCAAGGGGATGCGCTTGCCGGGCTCCAGGATGGAGAAGAAGGCGGTGCGTATGCCCGGAATGCGCTCCAGGGCGCGGGTGGTGGCGGGACACCGCGCCATATTGCGCGCCGAAGACAGGCCATATGCCATGAAGACGAAGGTCTTCCACTGGTCGTCGGTGGTGATGGTCGCCACGTCGGGCGACAGCTCATGGAAAGCCGGCAACCGCTCCCGGTCGGCCAGGACGTCCATCAGTTCCGCACGGATGGCCGGGGCCTGGGACTCCAGCTCCGTTATCCATGGAAACTGCGCATTGTCGAAAATGGGATGGTCGCCGACCAGGGATGCCTTGGCGATGCCGTTGTGCAGCCAGTCGATCAGCGCGAAGAAGGAACGCGATAACAGCGTGGGGGAGGATGCGGGCGCTGACGGATTCAAGGCATCAATGATGAGGACGGCACGAAGGGTTCCTTATATCAGGAGGCCGGGGCGGTAAACAAGCCGTCGAAGGCCTCCGTCATCAGCTGCACCGCCCTGCGCGCGGCGGCGGTCAGCGGACGGTCGCGACGAACGCATAGCTGCACCTCCGCGCGCAGTGCCCCGGCGCGCGAGATGGCCACGGCCTTCAGCAGCCCGAGCTGGCAATCGTATTGCGCCGACAGGTGCGGCAGGACAGACACCGCGGCGCCCCGACGCACGATGCTGCGGATCATGGCGATGGAGTTCGCCGTGAGCAGGCATGGCGCTTCCGCGCCCGCCTGCTTCAGGTAGCGGTCGAACAGCTGGCGCAGGCTATAGCTGGCATCCGGCATCGCCAGCTTGTGGCGCAGCAGTTCGGCAACGGAAATCGATCGCCGGCGCGCCAGCGCATGGGTGGGGCTGACGACCGCCACCAGCGGCTCGACGCCGCTGGCGATCACCTCGATTTCACGGCGTGGCGGCGCCTTGAACATCAGCGCGACATCGCAACGGCCGGCCGCGACGGCCTCGGCGGCCCTGTCGGTGCTCGAAACCACCACGTTGAATTCGATGCCGGGGTGTTGCGCGTGATACCGCGCGATCACCGCGGGCAGCCACGTGTCGATGGCGCCTTCCAGGCAGTGGATGACCACTTCGCCGCGCCGCAGCCCCTCCAGGTCGCCGATCAGCGTCTGCACGCGCGACAGATTGCCGTATATCGCTTCCATTTCGGCCGCCAGCAACTGTCCGGATGCGGTCAGGACGACGCCGGTGGGCCGGCGCTCGAACAGCACCGTACCCAGCCGGTGCTCCAGCTTGGCGATTTGCCGGCTGATGGCCGACGGGGTGACATGCAGCCGTGCGGAAGCCAGGCGTATGGAGCCTGTCGCCGCGGCTACCGAGAAGTACCGCAGCGCGGTCAGATCGAGGTGTTGCATTTCGCGCAAGGCCTTGTAGTTGAATAAACGCTACGCCTCCCCTGTATTTCCGCCGCATAGTCTGGTCACCGCTACGACGGTACATACAACAAGGGGAATGTAATGAACAGCGCTTTGAAATACCAGCCCGCGCGACCGCTCGCGCGCGGCTTCCTGCGGCATGCCGTGCTTGCGTCGGCTCTGTTGTGCGCCGCCCTGCCCGCACTTTCCGCCCAGGCGGCGGAGCCTGCCTATCCATCCCGACCCGTGAAGATCATCGTCGGATTTCCGCCCGGCGGCGCCGGCGACCTCATGGCGCGGCTGGTGGCGGAACGCCTGGGCCGCTCCTTGCAGCAGACCTTCGTGGTGGAAAACCGTGCCGGCGCCGGCAGCACCATAGGCGCGGGACTGGTGGCGCGCGCGGATCCGGACGGCTACACCCTGCTGCTCGGCGTAACGGCCAGCCAGACGATCGCGCCGTCGATCTATTCGAACCTGTCCTACGACAGCGCCAAGGCCTTCGCGCCGGTGGCCATGCTCGCCACCATCCCGGTCGCGCTCGTCGTCAACCCGGATGTGCCGGCGCATACGCCGAAAGAGCTGGTCCAGGTCGCGCGCCGGGCCAACCCGCCCCTGAGTTTCGCGTCCAGCGGCATCGGCGCGATCCCTCATCTCACTGCCGAGATCTTCCAGCAGGCCCAGGGCGTGAAGATGCTGCACGTACCCTTCAAGGGAGCCTCGCCGGCGATGACCGAGTTGCTGGCGGGACGGGTGCAGCTCATGTTCGACCACCTGCCATCGGTCCTGCCGTCGATCCGCGCCGGCAAGCTGCGGGTGCTGGGAATCGCGGGCGCCAAGCGCGCCGAGGCCTTGCCTGACGTGCCGACGCTGGGCGAAAGCGGCGTCGAAGGCGTGGAGGTGCGTTCCTGGTTCGGCCTGCTCGCGCCAGCCGGCACGCCCGAACCCATCATCGACAAGCTCAACGCGGAGATCGTCAAGGCCTTCGCCACGCCCGAGGCCCGGACGGCGCTGGCCAATATGGGCGCGGAGCCCCAGGTCACCACGCCCCAGGCCTTCGCGGAAATCATCCGGGCCGACACCGCGCAGTGGGCCGCCATCATCAAGAAGAACGGCATCAAGGCCGAATAGACAGTCCCCGATCAGGCCGCCCCACCAGGAGTCCATCCATGAGCGTAAAAATCATCACCCTGCCCGGTTCCCCTCCCCCGCTCGCGCCATATTCCCCGGCGACGCGCGCAGGCAACACCATCTATGTGTCCGGCATGCTCGCCATCGGCGCCAATGGCGAAACCGTAGGGGTAGGCGACGTACGGGCGCAGACGCGCCACGTGCTCGAATCCATCAAGGCGGTCCTTGCCGCGGCCGGCGCGACCATGAACGACATCGCGTTCAACCAGATCTTCGTCAAGGACCTGGCGGACTACGCCGCGGTGAACGAGGTATACGCGGCGTATTTCCCCAGCAATCCGCCCGCGCGCTACTGCATACGGGCCGACCTGGTCAGGCCGGAATTCCTGGTCGAGATCGCGTCGACCGCATACGTGGGAGACTGAGCCATGCCGCATATACAGGCGAACGGCATCTCCCACGCGTACGACCTGCACGGTCCCGCGGACGGCGCGCCCCTGGTGCTGATCGCCGGCATGGGTGGCACCGGGTCATACTGGCAGCCCCAGCTCGACGCTTTCTCGGCGGGCAGGCGTGTCCTGGTGTATGACCAACGGGGCACGGGCGGCACGGAACGCGTACCGGTGCGGGACATCCACCAGCTGGCCGACGACCTGCTTGCGCTGATGGATGGACTGGACATCGCATCGGCGGACCTGGTCGGCCACTCGACCGGCGGCGCGATTGCGCAGGTGATCGCCGCACGGCAGCCCGAGCGCGTCTCGCGCCTCGTGATCTATGCGAGCATCCACAGGGCGGACGCCTACCGTCGGCGGGTGTTCGGGCTGCGCAAGAAGATCCTGCAGGAACTGGGACCGGAGGTCTACGCGCAGGCCACGTCTCTGCTTTTCTATCCGCCTGAATACGTCGCTGAACACGACCTGGCCCTGCGTGCCGTGGAGCAACGTTCAGCCACTTCGGAGATTTCCGCGCCGGAGATCATGTTCAGCCGTATCGATTCCATCCTGGCCTTCGACTTCGCCGCCGAGCTGAAGAAGATACGCGCGCGCACGCTGGTCTGCTGCGCTGAAGACGACATGCTGACGCCCGCCTATTTCTCTCGCGAAATCGCCGCCGCGATTCCCGGCGCCCGGCTGCGCCTGAAGAACCG
This genomic interval from Bordetella genomosp. 8 contains the following:
- the rpsK gene encoding 30S ribosomal protein S11 produces the protein MAKASTSGASRVRKKIKKNVSDGIAHVHASFNNTIITITDRQGNALSWATSGGAGFKGSRKSTPFAAQVAAETAGRVALEYGIKTLEVRIKGPGPGRESSVRALNALGIKISSIADITPVPHNGCRPPKRRRI
- the rpsM gene encoding 30S ribosomal protein S13; this translates as MARIAGINIPPHQHAEIGLTAIFGIGRTRARKICEAANVPTTKKVKDLTDAELERIREHVGVFTVEGDLRREVQLSIKRLIDLGTYRGMRHKRGLPVRGQRTRTNARTRKGPRRAAASLKK
- the rpmJ gene encoding 50S ribosomal protein L36 gives rise to the protein MKVLASVKRICRNCKIIKRHGVVRVICTDPRHKQRQG
- the infA gene encoding translation initiation factor IF-1 gives rise to the protein MAKDDVIQMQGEVLENLPNATFRVKLENGHVVLGHISGKMRMHYIRILPGDKVTVELTPYDLTRARIVFRAK
- the secY gene encoding preprotein translocase subunit SecY; amino-acid sequence: MANAQALGKTGPRYGDLKRRFVFLVLALVVYRLGTHIPVPGINPDALADLFRQNQGGILGLFNMFSGGALSRFSIFALGIMPYISASIIMQLMSVVVPSLEALKKEGEAGRRKITQYTRYGTVVLALVQAVGISVALESQPGLVTDPGMLFRFTTVVTLLTGTMFIMWLGEQITERGLGNGISILIFAGIVAGLPNALAGLLDLVRTNSMSVLSALFIVALVIVVTAFVVFVERGQRKITVNYAKRQVGNKIYGGQSSHLPLKLNMAGVIPPIFASSIILFPATITSWFSSSQHMRWLGDLAAALSPRQPLYITLYSAAIIFFCFFYTALVFNSRETADNLKKSGAFVPGIRPGEQTARYIDKILMRLTLAGALYITVVCLFPEFLVMRWNVPFYFGGTSLLIIVVVTMDFMAQVQAYMMSHQYDSLLKKANFKGSNSNLPMR
- the rplO gene encoding 50S ribosomal protein L15, which translates into the protein MSEIQLNTLKPAEGSKHAKRRVGRGIGSGLGKTAGRGHKGQKSRSGGFHKVGFEGGQMPLQRRLPKRGFTPLGQHLYAEVRLSDLQKVPVDEIDVQVLKQAGVVGQQVRYAKVIKSGELSRKVVLKGITATAGARAAIEAAGGSLA
- the rpmD gene encoding 50S ribosomal protein L30, coding for MAQKQIKVTLVRSVIGTKQSHRDTVRGLGLRRINSSRVLQDTPEVRGMIRTVDYLVTVTEV
- the rpsE gene encoding 30S ribosomal protein S5, yielding MAKPQGKGAVEKENDDGLREKMIAVNRVSKVVKGGRTMSFAALTVVGDGDGRIGMGKGKAREVPVSVQKAMEQARRGLFKVALKNGTLYHTVVGKHGASTVLISPAPEGTGVIAGGPMRAIFEVMGVRNIVAKSLGSSNPYNMVRATLNGLRASMTPSEVAAKRGKTVEEILG
- the rplR gene encoding 50S ribosomal protein L18, producing MDKKTSRLRRAVPTRRKITELRVHRLSIFRSNLHIYANIISPEGDRVLVSASTLEAEVRNQLAGQTGRGGNKAAAELVGKRVAEKAKAAGIELVAFDRSGFRYHGRVKALADAAREAGLKF
- the rplF gene encoding 50S ribosomal protein L6; its protein translation is MSRIAKYPVEVPKNVEVTLKEDQITVKGPLGTLEQALTGDVVVKLDEGKLTFVAANDGRHANAMSGTVRALVANMVTGVSKGFERKLNLVGVGYRAQVQGDVVKLQLGFSHDIEHKLPKGVSAKCPTPTEIIVAGANLQEVGQQAAKIRAYRKPEPYKGKGVRYADERVIIKETKKK
- the rpsH gene encoding 30S ribosomal protein S8; translation: MSMSDPIADMLTRIRNAQQVDKVTVTMPSSKLKAAIAAVLKDEGYIDGFEVKGNQAKPELEIALKYYAGRPVIERIERVSRPGLRIYKGRSNIPEVMNGLGVAIVSTSRGVMTDRKARANGVGGEVLCYVA
- the rpsN gene encoding 30S ribosomal protein S14 encodes the protein MAKLSLINRDIKRAKLADKFAAKRAALKAIIDDQSKTDEERYQARLKLQQLPRNANPTRQRNRCVVTGRARSVFSKFGLTRHKLREMAMKGEIPGITKASW
- the rplE gene encoding 50S ribosomal protein L5 codes for the protein MTRMQDLYRDKIAGELKEKFGYKSAMQVPRITKITLNMGVSEAVADKKVIEHAVSDLTKIAGQKPVITKTRKAIAGFKIREDYPIGCMVTLRGERMYDFLDRLVTVAFPRVRDFRGVSGRAFDGRGNYNIGVKEQIIFPEIEYDKIDALRGLNISITTTAKTDEEAKALLTAFSFPFRN
- the rplX gene encoding 50S ribosomal protein L24, producing the protein MNNIRKGDEVIVLTGRDRKRRGTVLQVVNADYVLVEGVNVVKKHTKPNPMANNPGGIVEKSMPIHISNVALFNPATGKGDRVGVKEVDGRRVRIFRSNGAEVGAKA
- the rplN gene encoding 50S ribosomal protein L14, with protein sequence MIQMQTTLDVADNTGARRVRCIKVLGGSKRRYAGIGDIIKVSVIDAAPRGRVKKGEIYNAVVVRTASGVRRKDGSLIRFPGVNGNAAVLLNAKKEPIGTRIFGPVTRELRTEQFMKIVSLAAEVL
- a CDS encoding aspartyl/asparaginyl beta-hydroxylase domain-containing protein; the encoded protein is MNPSAPASSPTLLSRSFFALIDWLHNGIAKASLVGDHPIFDNAQFPWITELESQAPAIRAELMDVLADRERLPAFHELSPDVATITTDDQWKTFVFMAYGLSSARNMARCPATTRALERIPGIRTAFFSILEPGKRIPLHRGPYNGVLRLHLGLVVPEPRERCWIEVNGQRYVWKEGEAVVFDDLYPHEVHNDTDGVRVVLFVDFERPCRLPMRWINLLILALAPMTSEIRQGKANHDLWEKDYYGGDKG
- a CDS encoding LysR family transcriptional regulator, translated to MQHLDLTALRYFSVAAATGSIRLASARLHVTPSAISRQIAKLEHRLGTVLFERRPTGVVLTASGQLLAAEMEAIYGNLSRVQTLIGDLEGLRRGEVVIHCLEGAIDTWLPAVIARYHAQHPGIEFNVVVSSTDRAAEAVAAGRCDVALMFKAPPRREIEVIASGVEPLVAVVSPTHALARRRSISVAELLRHKLAMPDASYSLRQLFDRYLKQAGAEAPCLLTANSIAMIRSIVRRGAAVSVLPHLSAQYDCQLGLLKAVAISRAGALRAEVQLCVRRDRPLTAAARRAVQLMTEAFDGLFTAPAS
- a CDS encoding Bug family tripartite tricarboxylate transporter substrate binding protein; the encoded protein is MNSALKYQPARPLARGFLRHAVLASALLCAALPALSAQAAEPAYPSRPVKIIVGFPPGGAGDLMARLVAERLGRSLQQTFVVENRAGAGSTIGAGLVARADPDGYTLLLGVTASQTIAPSIYSNLSYDSAKAFAPVAMLATIPVALVVNPDVPAHTPKELVQVARRANPPLSFASSGIGAIPHLTAEIFQQAQGVKMLHVPFKGASPAMTELLAGRVQLMFDHLPSVLPSIRAGKLRVLGIAGAKRAEALPDVPTLGESGVEGVEVRSWFGLLAPAGTPEPIIDKLNAEIVKAFATPEARTALANMGAEPQVTTPQAFAEIIRADTAQWAAIIKKNGIKAE
- a CDS encoding Rid family hydrolase, with protein sequence MSVKIITLPGSPPPLAPYSPATRAGNTIYVSGMLAIGANGETVGVGDVRAQTRHVLESIKAVLAAAGATMNDIAFNQIFVKDLADYAAVNEVYAAYFPSNPPARYCIRADLVRPEFLVEIASTAYVGD
- a CDS encoding alpha/beta fold hydrolase yields the protein MPHIQANGISHAYDLHGPADGAPLVLIAGMGGTGSYWQPQLDAFSAGRRVLVYDQRGTGGTERVPVRDIHQLADDLLALMDGLDIASADLVGHSTGGAIAQVIAARQPERVSRLVIYASIHRADAYRRRVFGLRKKILQELGPEVYAQATSLLFYPPEYVAEHDLALRAVEQRSATSEISAPEIMFSRIDSILAFDFAAELKKIRARTLVCCAEDDMLTPAYFSREIAAAIPGARLRLKNRGGHAWSRSDVADFNRMVLDFLELAD